A single Clavibacter nebraskensis NCPPB 2581 DNA region contains:
- the gcvT gene encoding glycine cleavage system aminomethyltransferase GcvT: MTDAPAETDAGSPPRRSPLHAVHEAAGASFTDFAGWLMPVRYTSDLAEHRAVREAAGIFDISHMAEIAVEGEGAAAFLDSVLAGKLSAIAEWQAKYTLLLDPSGGIVDDLIVYRTGEESFLVVANAGNHDPVLAVLAEAAAGRDDVEVDDASDDVALIAVQGPVSRAILEATAGLETETPLEALRYYRATAARFAGQDVLVARTGYTGEDGYELYVATEDAVALWEALVVAGTPLGLLNTGLACRDTLRLEAGMPLYGHELGLHTLPVQAGLGKVVALAKEGDFRGRSAIEKGPDPVARVLVGLVTEGRRAPRADYPVYAEEAAGDSAAALEAVMDATDGAVAPVGIVTSGALSPTLGHPVAMAYVDPSLAAPGTRLAVDVRGTRVPATVVTLPFYSRKAHR; encoded by the coding sequence ATGACCGACGCACCCGCCGAGACCGACGCCGGGTCCCCGCCCCGCCGATCCCCGCTGCACGCCGTGCACGAGGCGGCCGGCGCCTCCTTCACCGACTTCGCCGGCTGGCTCATGCCGGTCCGCTACACGAGCGACCTCGCCGAGCACCGCGCCGTGCGCGAGGCCGCGGGCATCTTCGACATCTCGCACATGGCGGAGATCGCCGTCGAGGGCGAGGGCGCCGCCGCGTTCCTCGACTCCGTGCTCGCCGGCAAGCTGTCCGCCATCGCCGAGTGGCAGGCGAAGTACACGCTGCTGCTGGATCCCTCGGGCGGCATCGTCGACGACCTGATCGTCTACCGCACCGGCGAGGAGTCCTTCCTCGTCGTCGCCAACGCGGGCAACCACGACCCCGTGCTCGCCGTCCTCGCCGAGGCCGCCGCGGGCCGCGACGACGTGGAGGTCGACGACGCCAGCGACGACGTCGCGCTGATCGCCGTGCAGGGCCCGGTGTCCCGCGCGATCCTCGAGGCCACCGCCGGGCTCGAGACCGAGACGCCGCTCGAGGCGCTCCGCTACTACCGCGCCACCGCCGCGCGCTTCGCCGGGCAGGACGTGCTCGTCGCCCGCACGGGCTACACGGGCGAGGACGGCTACGAGCTGTACGTCGCGACCGAGGACGCCGTCGCCCTGTGGGAGGCGCTCGTCGTCGCCGGCACGCCGCTCGGCCTCCTGAACACGGGCCTCGCCTGCCGCGACACGCTCCGCCTCGAGGCGGGAATGCCGCTGTACGGCCACGAGCTGGGCCTCCACACGCTGCCCGTGCAGGCCGGCCTCGGCAAGGTGGTCGCGCTCGCCAAGGAGGGCGACTTCCGCGGGCGCTCGGCGATCGAGAAGGGCCCGGATCCCGTCGCCCGCGTGCTCGTCGGCCTCGTCACCGAGGGCCGCCGCGCGCCCCGCGCCGACTACCCCGTCTACGCCGAGGAGGCCGCGGGCGACTCCGCCGCCGCCCTCGAGGCCGTCATGGACGCGACCGATGGCGCCGTCGCGCCCGTCGGCATCGTCACGAGCGGGGCCCTGTCGCCCACGCTCGGCCACCCCGTCGCCATGGCGTACGTGGATCCCTCGCTCGCCGCCCCCGGCACGCGCCTCGCCGTCGACGTCCGCGGCACTCGCGTGCCCGCCACCGTCGTGACCCTCCCCTTCTACTCGCGAAAGGCTCACCGATGA
- a CDS encoding SseB family protein: MTDSQDREPTPLEQAIARGQAGESDMTAVLTEFINTTVVVPTATPLTPDTDQLQPVLFDRDGVPMLAAFTHEDRIEEKVTSVADHVATIPAAELVQAIPEGTGLVINVGTTDGFEMMPEGVAQLADDVRRVIDQDEDGAPQAPASPSPDAI; this comes from the coding sequence ATGACCGATTCACAGGACCGAGAGCCCACCCCCCTCGAGCAGGCCATCGCGCGCGGCCAGGCGGGCGAGTCCGACATGACCGCCGTCCTCACCGAGTTCATCAACACGACGGTCGTGGTGCCCACCGCCACGCCCCTCACCCCCGATACCGACCAGCTCCAGCCCGTCCTCTTCGACCGCGACGGCGTGCCCATGCTCGCCGCCTTCACGCACGAGGACCGCATCGAAGAGAAGGTCACGAGCGTCGCCGACCACGTCGCCACCATCCCCGCCGCCGAGCTCGTGCAGGCGATCCCCGAGGGCACCGGCCTCGTCATCAACGTCGGCACCACCGACGGCTTCGAGATGATGCCCGAGGGCGTCGCGCAGCTCGCCGACGACGTGCGCCGCGTCATCGACCAGGACGAGGACGGCGCGCCGCAGGCGCCCGCATCGCCGTCGCCCGACGCGATCTGA
- a CDS encoding BlaI/MecI/CopY family transcriptional regulator, which yields MSIGRQRPRGELEAAIMDALWDADEPLTAKDVVARIPDPRPALTTVLTVLDRLGQKGLVTRSDEARALTFAPARSRTDHAASLMSGALAATKDREAALLRFAGTLDGDDLTALRRALGGDDRA from the coding sequence GTGTCGATCGGACGCCAGCGCCCCCGCGGCGAGCTCGAGGCCGCCATCATGGACGCCCTCTGGGACGCCGACGAGCCGCTCACGGCCAAGGACGTCGTCGCCCGCATCCCGGATCCGCGCCCCGCGCTCACGACCGTGCTCACGGTGCTGGACCGGCTGGGTCAGAAGGGCCTCGTCACGCGCTCGGACGAGGCGCGCGCGCTCACGTTCGCGCCGGCCCGGTCGCGCACCGACCACGCGGCGTCGCTCATGTCGGGCGCGCTCGCGGCCACGAAGGACCGCGAGGCGGCGCTGCTGCGCTTCGCCGGCACGCTCGACGGGGACGACCTCACGGCGCTGCGCCGCGCGCTCGGCGGGGACGACCGGGCCTAG
- a CDS encoding copper resistance CopC family protein, with amino-acid sequence MASPHHPRTPSLLCRAALAAGAAALVLGGALIPAGAASAHDRLVGSTPAADATVTDEPGTIALDFSEELLALDAQNSGFAIQVVNTSDGSFHEDGCVAVDGSAAMTRIALGTAGTYQVTWRAVSSDSHPIDGTYSFTYAPTGDTTGTPAITAAPACGDAWAGSAATATPEPEGTMTTQGAESVASAPTSDAQSGASVPLAETAETTPVWVFVLIGLVILAAAVLVVVGVVRRSSRRFPGEDGESVGGPYDGADDPR; translated from the coding sequence ATGGCGTCTCCGCACCACCCCCGCACCCCGTCCCTCCTCTGTCGCGCCGCGCTCGCCGCGGGTGCCGCCGCGCTCGTGCTGGGAGGCGCGCTGATCCCGGCGGGTGCCGCCTCCGCGCACGACCGGCTCGTGGGATCCACCCCCGCCGCCGACGCCACCGTCACGGACGAGCCCGGCACCATCGCGCTCGACTTCAGCGAGGAGCTGCTCGCTCTCGACGCGCAGAACTCCGGGTTCGCCATCCAGGTGGTCAACACCTCGGACGGCTCGTTCCACGAGGACGGCTGCGTCGCCGTCGACGGATCCGCCGCCATGACCCGCATCGCGCTCGGCACGGCCGGCACCTACCAGGTCACGTGGCGCGCGGTCTCGAGCGACAGCCACCCCATCGACGGCACATACTCCTTCACCTACGCGCCGACCGGCGACACGACGGGCACCCCGGCGATCACCGCGGCCCCGGCCTGCGGCGACGCCTGGGCGGGCAGCGCGGCCACCGCGACGCCGGAGCCCGAGGGCACCATGACGACGCAGGGCGCCGAGTCCGTCGCGTCCGCGCCCACGTCCGACGCGCAGTCCGGCGCGTCCGTGCCGCTCGCCGAGACGGCCGAGACCACGCCCGTCTGGGTCTTCGTGCTCATCGGCCTCGTGATCCTCGCGGCCGCCGTGCTCGTGGTGGTCGGCGTCGTGCGCCGGTCGTCGCGCCGGTTCCCCGGCGAGGACGGGGAGAGCGTGGGCGGGCCGTATGACGGAGCCGACGACCCGCGCTAG
- a CDS encoding SufS family cysteine desulfurase — MNIAPQDAPGDGTARSAGLTADEIDRIRRDFPLLDTEVNGRRLVYLDSAATSQKPRQVLDAERAYLEHRNAAVHRGAHTLAALATEEFEEAREKVARFVGVDPGEIVWTSNATEGLNLVAYGLGSAAAPASIRVREGDEIVVTESEHHANLIPWQQLALRTGARLRYIPVDDQGALRLETLGDVITERTRVVALAHVSNVLGGVAPLGPVIARAREVGSLVVLDACQSVPHLPVDLRALDVDLAVFSGHKMLAPTGIGVLYGRRAVLEALPPFLTGGSMITTVTMEAAEFLPPPQRFEAGTQRISQVVALGAAVDYLEAVGMDRVAEHGRRIGARLVAGLSGIRGVRVLGPGAGGDRVGLAAFDLAGVHAHDVGQILDDRGIAVRVGHHCAQPLHRRLGLTASARASGTLHTTDAEIDLLLQGVEDAAAFFGAGR, encoded by the coding sequence ATGAACATCGCCCCGCAGGACGCCCCCGGCGACGGCACGGCGCGATCCGCCGGCCTGACCGCCGACGAGATCGACCGGATCCGCCGCGACTTCCCCCTCCTCGACACCGAGGTGAACGGCCGCCGGCTCGTCTACCTCGACTCGGCCGCCACCTCCCAGAAGCCGCGCCAGGTGCTGGACGCGGAGCGCGCGTACCTGGAGCACCGGAACGCCGCCGTCCACCGCGGCGCGCACACGCTCGCGGCCCTCGCGACCGAGGAGTTCGAGGAGGCGCGGGAGAAGGTCGCGCGCTTCGTGGGCGTCGACCCGGGCGAGATCGTGTGGACCTCGAACGCGACCGAGGGGCTGAACCTCGTCGCGTACGGGCTCGGGAGCGCGGCGGCGCCCGCATCCATCCGCGTGCGGGAGGGCGACGAGATCGTCGTCACGGAGTCGGAGCACCACGCGAACCTCATCCCGTGGCAGCAGCTCGCGCTCCGCACAGGCGCCCGGCTGCGGTACATCCCCGTCGACGACCAGGGCGCGCTGCGGCTGGAGACGCTGGGCGACGTCATCACGGAGCGCACGCGCGTGGTGGCGCTCGCGCACGTCTCCAACGTGCTGGGCGGGGTCGCACCGCTCGGACCCGTGATCGCCCGGGCGCGCGAGGTGGGCTCCCTCGTCGTGCTCGATGCCTGCCAGTCCGTACCGCACCTGCCCGTGGACCTGCGCGCCCTCGATGTCGACCTCGCCGTGTTCTCCGGCCACAAGATGCTCGCGCCGACCGGCATCGGGGTGCTCTACGGGCGCCGCGCGGTGCTCGAGGCGCTGCCGCCGTTCCTCACGGGCGGGTCGATGATCACGACCGTGACGATGGAGGCGGCCGAGTTCCTGCCGCCGCCGCAGCGGTTCGAGGCGGGCACGCAGCGCATCTCGCAGGTCGTGGCGCTGGGCGCCGCGGTCGACTACCTGGAAGCGGTCGGCATGGACCGGGTCGCCGAGCACGGGCGGCGCATCGGCGCGCGGCTCGTCGCGGGCCTCTCCGGCATCCGCGGCGTGCGCGTGCTCGGGCCGGGCGCCGGAGGCGACCGCGTGGGCCTGGCCGCGTTCGACCTCGCGGGCGTGCACGCGCACGACGTGGGGCAGATCCTCGACGACCGCGGCATCGCCGTGCGCGTCGGGCACCACTGCGCGCAGCCGCTGCACCGGAGGCTCGGGCTGACCGCGTCCGCGCGGGCGAGCGGCACCCTGCACACGACCGACGCCGAGATCGACCTGCTGCTGCAGGGCGTCGAGGACGCGGCCGCGTTCTTCGGGGCCGGCCGATGA
- the sufU gene encoding Fe-S cluster assembly sulfur transfer protein SufU — translation MSAPGAGGGLYQELILDHSRTPEGQGDPAGWPMHAHQVNPTCGDEITLGVRVEDGRVAEIRWTGHGCAISQASASMLVGVLDGASLDTVHARIAAFREVMRSRGVSHLDPEEFGDAVALDGVSRYVGRVKCAMLPWTTLEDALRAG, via the coding sequence ATGAGCGCCCCGGGCGCCGGCGGCGGGCTCTACCAGGAGCTGATCCTCGACCACTCGCGCACGCCCGAGGGCCAGGGCGATCCCGCCGGCTGGCCCATGCACGCGCACCAGGTGAACCCGACGTGCGGGGACGAGATCACGCTCGGGGTCCGCGTCGAGGACGGCCGCGTGGCCGAGATCCGGTGGACGGGCCACGGCTGCGCCATCTCGCAGGCCTCGGCCTCGATGCTCGTCGGCGTGCTCGACGGCGCGAGCCTCGACACGGTGCACGCGCGCATCGCCGCGTTCCGCGAGGTGATGCGGAGCCGAGGCGTGTCCCACCTCGACCCGGAGGAGTTCGGCGACGCCGTCGCGCTCGACGGCGTCTCCCGGTACGTGGGCCGCGTGAAGTGCGCGATGCTGCCGTGGACGACGCTGGAGGACGCGCTCCGCGCCGGCTGA
- a CDS encoding ChaB family protein, which yields MAPDDDMPSTIRRSPEHAQATWSAAHAAAEEQYGSGERAERTAYAALKHGFEKVGDHWEPKDSTGPSDPGAEERGAGTAGGVDANASKAHLMEVARRLDVAGRSRMTKDELVEGIRMANDRETRRARERDS from the coding sequence ATGGCCCCCGACGACGACATGCCGAGCACCATCCGCCGCTCCCCCGAGCACGCGCAGGCCACGTGGTCGGCGGCGCACGCGGCGGCCGAGGAGCAGTACGGATCCGGCGAGCGCGCCGAGCGCACCGCCTACGCCGCGCTCAAGCACGGCTTCGAGAAGGTCGGCGACCACTGGGAGCCGAAGGACTCGACGGGGCCGTCGGATCCGGGCGCCGAGGAGCGCGGCGCGGGCACGGCAGGCGGGGTCGACGCGAACGCCTCGAAGGCGCACCTGATGGAGGTCGCGCGCCGCCTCGACGTCGCCGGCCGCAGCCGCATGACGAAGGACGAGCTGGTCGAGGGGATCCGGATGGCGAACGACCGGGAGACCCGGCGGGCCCGCGAGCGCGACAGCTGA
- a CDS encoding GNAT family N-acetyltransferase translates to MPDLATDRLLLRRFTDADAPFLLDLHARPEVMRWIGTGAVQTDPAQAAARAARYAALDHPVRGIWAIEDRDGGALLGTLLLKELPASAAPLAGDDPAPRDAPEEGETEIGWHLHPDAWGRGVATEAARRVLAHAEEGGLRRVLAVTNPANAPSQAVCRRIGMRPLGRTRGYYDTECALFRVDLP, encoded by the coding sequence ATGCCGGACCTCGCGACCGACCGCCTGCTCCTCCGCCGCTTCACGGACGCCGACGCGCCCTTCCTCCTCGACCTGCACGCGCGGCCCGAGGTGATGCGCTGGATCGGCACGGGTGCGGTGCAGACGGATCCCGCCCAGGCCGCCGCCCGCGCCGCCCGCTACGCCGCGCTCGACCACCCGGTGCGCGGCATCTGGGCGATCGAGGACCGCGACGGCGGCGCGCTCCTCGGCACGCTCCTGCTCAAGGAGCTGCCCGCGTCGGCCGCGCCCCTCGCCGGCGACGACCCCGCCCCGCGCGACGCGCCGGAGGAGGGCGAGACGGAGATCGGCTGGCACCTGCACCCGGACGCCTGGGGCCGCGGCGTCGCGACGGAGGCGGCCCGCCGGGTGCTCGCGCACGCGGAGGAGGGCGGGCTGCGCCGCGTGCTGGCGGTGACGAACCCGGCGAACGCGCCGTCGCAGGCCGTGTGCCGCCGCATCGGGATGCGTCCCCTCGGCCGCACGCGCGGCTACTACGACACGGAGTGCGCGCTGTTCCGCGTCGACCTCCCCTAG
- a CDS encoding zinc-ribbon domain-containing protein, whose product MPEPVDAWWARRRWSRGLDVPYPVGSYREAWASFPVLIRQYHPEFNRGITLTQVPPAADVLLTWQCDVGHVFVATPEEQRRRPGRERRRSSWCPDCAEAAAPRTPVLPMADEVRWPGASPLVAGPVAGGSGLDASGGSPSSAAGPGPARPRRGARDGRPAAGGAARDRRGKDGTPSTAPASAPAAARRTLPSAAPPARARRSPAVCAKTPDLPVGEPFASACAPPTASAVEERLRQDLAARLDHTPGLNAVRLARPFFEHLEAWPDILLPELRVAIEYDSTGRHGLEHVGRREEADRRKDRALRSAGWEVIRIRTGKLPPLGPYDLCVAGLTRSTVDQLLDRLREIRGPLFVDAYLREAPPSVAAG is encoded by the coding sequence ATGCCCGAGCCGGTGGATGCGTGGTGGGCGCGACGCCGCTGGTCGCGCGGCCTCGACGTGCCGTACCCGGTGGGCAGCTACCGGGAGGCGTGGGCGTCGTTCCCCGTGCTCATCCGGCAGTACCACCCCGAGTTCAACCGCGGCATCACGCTCACGCAGGTGCCGCCCGCGGCCGACGTGCTCCTCACGTGGCAGTGCGACGTCGGGCACGTCTTCGTCGCGACGCCCGAGGAGCAGCGGAGGCGGCCGGGCCGCGAGCGTCGCCGCTCGTCGTGGTGCCCCGACTGCGCGGAGGCCGCGGCGCCGCGCACGCCCGTGCTGCCGATGGCGGACGAGGTGCGCTGGCCGGGGGCGTCGCCGCTCGTGGCGGGGCCGGTGGCGGGCGGATCCGGGCTTGACGCGTCCGGCGGATCGCCGTCCTCGGCCGCCGGTCCCGGTCCCGCGCGTCCGCGGCGGGGCGCGCGCGACGGTCGCCCCGCGGCCGGCGGCGCGGCCCGCGACCGGCGCGGCAAGGACGGCACGCCGAGCACGGCCCCGGCGAGCGCCCCTGCCGCCGCACGTCGCACCCTCCCCTCCGCCGCGCCGCCCGCCCGCGCCCGCCGCTCCCCCGCCGTCTGCGCGAAGACGCCCGACCTGCCCGTCGGCGAGCCGTTCGCGAGCGCGTGCGCGCCGCCGACCGCGTCCGCCGTCGAGGAGCGCCTGCGGCAGGATCTGGCCGCGCGCCTGGATCACACGCCGGGCCTGAACGCCGTCCGGCTCGCGCGCCCGTTCTTCGAGCACCTCGAGGCGTGGCCCGACATCCTGCTGCCCGAGCTGCGGGTCGCGATCGAGTACGACAGCACCGGCCGCCACGGCCTCGAGCACGTCGGCCGCCGCGAGGAGGCCGACCGGCGCAAGGACCGGGCGCTGCGCTCCGCCGGCTGGGAGGTGATCCGCATCCGCACGGGCAAGCTGCCGCCCCTCGGGCCCTACGACCTGTGCGTCGCGGGCCTCACGCGCAGCACGGTGGACCAGCTCCTCGACCGGCTCCGCGAGATCCGCGGCCCGCTGTTCGTGGACGCCTACCTGCGGGAGGCGCCGCCGTCGGTCGCGGCCGGGTGA